The sequence below is a genomic window from Phoenix dactylifera cultivar Barhee BC4 chromosome 8, palm_55x_up_171113_PBpolish2nd_filt_p, whole genome shotgun sequence.
AAAATAACACACGATCCATGTCTGTCCCAGATTTCTTGTCAATTCTCCGCTCCTGCAAAGGTGACAATAATTCTCGTTGCCGTTTCTTCATAATGGAAGGTGTGCATATAAAGCTTTTGGCAGCACTTCTAAGTAAAGCATCAGGACTCTCATCATGAGAAGGTGAATCCCATAGGCTGTATGGTGTAGAAGACATCATCAGTTGTCGAATTCCAAGGGGACTGTATGCCTGCTGAAGATCTCCAGAGGATATAAGGTCGCAGCTGACAAATGGAATTTCCAAACTTGGAAAACGAGGAGGTTCATAAAATAGAGCTCCAGAGTCCTGATGTTCTTCAGTCTGTATAGCTGGATTTTCATCTTGTGATGTAATTTTGCCAGTAGCATTTGGAGTTTCCGAACCCATCATTTCCATATAGCTTTGCTTTGGAGTTTCGTTTTCCTTGCCCCTGTCTGCCGGCACACAAATCTTAGACCTAGCACCACCACTAGGGGATAATAAAGAAGAGCAGCGGGAATAAGCAAAGCCACAATAGGTGCATTTAATGAGTTCTGAATCTTGAGTTCCAACAGAAATCTCTCTCATCTCAACGTCATCACTTCTATATATTGGTTTTCCATCACCTGGGCATACATAAGATGGTGGAACTACAGTTGCCAAGCCCTGACAATATGAATTCCCCAGCATATCTGATGAATTGATTGGATACAGAGGCTGTGAGCATGAAATCAAATCCCTGTAGTCCAATGAACTGCAAAAATCAGGTTGGGAATTTACAGATCCAGAGTTGTAATCTATATTCGTAATGCTTGGTGCAGTAAAAGGATCTTCCAAGGTAATATCTCGATGCATTGCTGCTCCGAATAAATTATCACTGCAGCAGTCAGCTTCAGCAATCAAAATTTTATCCTGGTTACCAGATCCTAAACCAGTGTTTGTAACAGAAGTAGGCATTTCCATTCCCATGGGGTCTGGTAAAGAACCAGATCTGCTTTCATAATTTTCAACACAGTGTGCATGGTATTCTGTTTTCCTTTTTAACTCTGGTGATTTCTGAGTGGACTCCAGCAAAGAGTTggtcaattcttctgaaatcaATTGGTTAGCCAAGTTTTTTGATACTTCAATCTCATGTACACTATGAATGGGAGCAGTTACCAAGGCTGCATCTCCACATTGTATTTCAGGGAGAACACATGCAGTTTCCTCCATGGAAGTGTAATATTCTTTGGAGCACATTGGCAACTGAGAATCTTgcatttcttctttcttggcaTCCTCCCTGAGTTTTATATCATCACACAATGGAACTGTATTAGCCAATTCGTAATCAGATTGAGAGTAACTGACCAAGGCTGATGATGACCCTTGACTACATTCTGATGAATACTCAACCTCTTGCTTGTCTTTAACACCACTATATTCATTGTTTTGTTGATTCACTACAGATGAAGAGATGCACTGGGCAGGATTTTCCACATGAGGCAGGCCTTGAAACTGGGCAAGAAGACCTGATGCCATATACGAGTCCAATTTCTTCTTTACAGAGCTGTTCCAATGATTTTTTATAGCATTGTCTGTCCTGATGATGCATAGCACAATGGTTTTCAATATTTACAAGAAAAAGCAGttgaattaaaagaaaaaaatgttgaCATCAAAGTCCATTGAACAAAGAAAGAGTTGAGCAACAACCAATAAATATTCACAGGAACTGTCAATTAATGGACAGTAGTATCAGTATACATATCTGCaccaatgcaaaaaaaaaaaaagttgaactCTTAAGATGATGATGCTAAACAAAGACTGCAGATATTAAACAAACATTGATATGTCTATGAGTGCATAAACACATTCATGCATGCAACCCACTGGACAAAAGCACAGACAAAAGAGTACACAGATACTTTCCTGCAAGGCTGCAAAAACATAAATATACACATGTATATAAACATCAATTTATTCAGAACATATTTTACTATGGAAGTAATAAATGAATATAGTCTAATATTAATCCAGCAAACTGGCAGGAGAGGCCCTGAAAAGAATTTGCATGgaatttttacaaatttataacatcttaagtaaaatctctacttattttcttcaATGCATGGATAAAGTTTCAGATTCACACCTGCCTGGTAAAAATTTTGTCAACTCCGCCCACTTGTTTCCGTAAATTTGATGAGCATGAATCAGTGTTATCTCCTCTTCTTGAGTCCATGCCTGCTTGTTAATGGCAGGGTTAAGATGATTGTGCCACCTAAAATGTAACTCTTTCACAATTAGTAGATCATTGATAGTGAAATGACAAATCAAAAAATCAAAAGGATTGGAGGGTCGAGAGACCAAATGTTTTTAAGTTCAAAACCTAAAGAAGATATGATGCTGAATTTTCCATATATTATTCCATAAGTAGCTGGGTAAAGAAGCTACTAAATGTCATATTAAATATGTAGAAGTTTCTCACTTTAGAAGCTTGCATTGTATTTGAATCTTTATAAATCTAAGATAAGATACTGAACAAAAATTTAGAATGTAAAAATAGTTTAACTGAGCACCATTGACAACTAACAGGCTTTAATGGATTAACAATTCACTTCAAGTATCAGAGGATCATTTCCAAAATTGCATGTAAAATCTTCAAGTGACATCAGAGGTGAATCTTAAAGGATCTGGGCATGCTCTAGTTGGTCAAAACTAAAGGTTGAATCCATGCAAAAGGCGATTCTTAATCGCCTTTTCATGTGGTTCAACCATCACGAGAAACAAGTAACTCTTAGCCAGCAGACACCAGAAACACAACAGGTCCCTATCCATTTCTTGGGTATTTGAAGATTCTTTAAAGTGCCCACCCCTGGTGCATTCAGATCATCAGAAAATCATCACAGTAAGAATTTTTACCATATACTTCTTTTGAGAACAAGAAGTAGAAGCCTGGCTGAATACTAGAGAGAGGACGGGACCAAACTCAGGCCTCTTATTTGAGCAGAAGAGACTTCACCAACTCAGCCAGTTGGCACCCTCtacttttatttaattattctttgttctttctttgtATACTGTCAATGATGCACCCAGAGGTTcatatttcatcaaaaatttgAGAAGCTCTAGAGAGGTCAACAAGCATGTCATTTCTTGGGCCCTCTGAAAATCTTCCCTGAAGGTTCTCTTTTAATGTTGTCTAATGATTGTAACATCCTGATGATAAGGAGTTAATGTAATTTCTATGAAAAACTATGAATTGCAATATGAAGAGGTTTTTGTTTGTATCTTCCAA
It includes:
- the LOC103710919 gene encoding transcription factor MYB3R-1-like isoform X2, producing MASDKGKSAKKGETSASSSTAVQDGSSDEIQRQRPLHGRTTGPTRRSTKGQWTPEEDAILCRAVQKFRGKNWKKIAECFPDRTDVQCLHRWQKVLNPELVKGPWSKEEDEKIIQMVDTYGPKKWSTIAQALPGRIGKQCRERWHNHLNPAINKQAWTQEEEITLIHAHQIYGNKWAELTKFLPGRTDNAIKNHWNSSVKKKLDSYMASGLLAQFQGLPHVENPAQCISSSVVNQQNNEYSGVKDKQEVEYSSECSQGSSSALVSYSQSDYELANTVPLCDDIKLREDAKKEEMQDSQLPMCSKEYYTSMEETACVLPEIQCGDAALVTAPIHSVHEIEVSKNLANQLISEELTNSLLESTQKSPELKRKTEYHAHCVENYESRSGSLPDPMGMEMPTSVTNTGLGSGNQDKILIAEADCCSDNLFGAAMHRDITLEDPFTAPSITNIDYNSGSVNSQPDFCSSLDYRDLISCSQPLYPINSSDMLGNSYCQGLATVVPPSYVCPGDGKPIYRSDDVEMREISVGTQDSELIKCTYCGFAYSRCSSLLSPSGGARSKICVPADRGKENETPKQSYMEMMGSETPNATGKITSQDENPAIQTEEHQDSGALFYEPPRFPSLEIPFVSCDLISSGDLQQAYSPLGIRQLMMSSTPYSLWDSPSHDESPDALLRSAAKSFICTPSIMKKRQRELLSPLQERRIDKKSGTDMDRVLFSTPSISRTDHSSLNTINDEGVAYKISSCSSEADGFSPSNHQKKKHESCLEEKKNLDHAPSYQKDKSASTEARISSKVSKTTNFQAKMEQCASAISVPTKHEVNVRETELPAGVLVEHNNNDMLLFSTDRDGHPINGHTSTAAGSLKDQIFGSSEITPNKDQPNVHSKSLSDFSAFLSPGVGESEQVQHQVRVTSAQCVQSVHLSEVSIEKHGSSIDMDLENLSIFADTPGIKRGIESPSAWKSPWFMNSLLPGHRIDTDITFEDIGYFMSPVDRTYDAIGLMKQLSEHTASVVAEAQEVLASGSPGVAFDERHSGNSGKENFQKENIQSDKELGGHPMTSEVMRREFLISVHAEHLSGKQKTRK
- the LOC103710919 gene encoding transcription factor MYB3R-1-like isoform X1; its protein translation is MASDKGKSAKKGETSASSSTAVQDGSSDEIQRQRPLHGRTTGPTRRSTKGQWTPEEDAILCRAVQKFRGKNWKKIAECFPDRTDVQCLHRWQKVLNPELVKGPWSKEEDEKIIQMVDTYGPKKWSTIAQALPGRIGKQCRERWHNHLNPAINKQAWTQEEEITLIHAHQIYGNKWAELTKFLPGRTDNAIKNHWNSSVKKKLDSYMASGLLAQFQGLPHVENPAQCISSSVVNQQNNEYSGVKDKQEVEYSSECSQGSSSALVSYSQSDYELANTVPLCDDIKLREDAKKEEMQDSQLPMCSKEYYTSMEETACVLPEIQCGDAALVTAPIHSVHEIEVSKNLANQLISEELTNSLLESTQKSPELKRKTEYHAHCVENYESRSGSLPDPMGMEMPTSVTNTGLGSGNQDKILIAEADCCSDNLFGAAMHRDITLEDPFTAPSITNIDYNSGSVNSQPDFCSSLDYRDLISCSQPLYPINSSDMLGNSYCQGLATVVPPSYVCPGDGKPIYRSDDVEMREISVGTQDSELIKCTYCGFAYSRCSSLLSPSGGARSKICVPADRGKENETPKQSYMEMMGSETPNATGKITSQDENPAIQTEEHQDSGALFYEPPRFPSLEIPFVSCDLISSGDLQQAYSPLGIRQLMMSSTPYSLWDSPSHDESPDALLRSAAKSFICTPSIMKKRQRELLSPLQERRIDKKSGTDMDRVLFSTPSISRTDHSSLNTINDEGVAYKISSCSSEADGFSPSNHQKKKHESCLEEKKNLDHAPSYQKDKSASTEARISSKVSKTTNFQAKMEQCASAISVPTKHEVNVRETELPAGVLVEHNNNDMLLFSTDRDGHPINGHTSTAAGSLKDQIFGSSEITPNKDQPNVHSKSLSDFSAFLSPGVGESEQVQHQVRVTSAQCVQSVHLSEVSIEKHGSSIDMDLENLSIFADTPGIKRGIESPSAWKSPWFMNSLLPGHRIDTDITFEDIGYFMSPVDRTYDAIGLMKQLSEHTASVVAEAQEVLASGSPGVAFDERHSGNSGKENFQKENIQSDKELGGHPMTSEVMTEARVLDFSACGTPVRKTENKKVGNMGTSVIFSSPSSYLLKGCR
- the LOC103710919 gene encoding transcription factor MYB3R-1-like isoform X3, whose amino-acid sequence is MDLLRPRSLTTPGRRTTGPTRRSTKGQWTPEEDAILCRAVQKFRGKNWKKIAECFPDRTDVQCLHRWQKVLNPELVKGPWSKEEDEKIIQMVDTYGPKKWSTIAQALPGRIGKQCRERWHNHLNPAINKQAWTQEEEITLIHAHQIYGNKWAELTKFLPGRTDNAIKNHWNSSVKKKLDSYMASGLLAQFQGLPHVENPAQCISSSVVNQQNNEYSGVKDKQEVEYSSECSQGSSSALVSYSQSDYELANTVPLCDDIKLREDAKKEEMQDSQLPMCSKEYYTSMEETACVLPEIQCGDAALVTAPIHSVHEIEVSKNLANQLISEELTNSLLESTQKSPELKRKTEYHAHCVENYESRSGSLPDPMGMEMPTSVTNTGLGSGNQDKILIAEADCCSDNLFGAAMHRDITLEDPFTAPSITNIDYNSGSVNSQPDFCSSLDYRDLISCSQPLYPINSSDMLGNSYCQGLATVVPPSYVCPGDGKPIYRSDDVEMREISVGTQDSELIKCTYCGFAYSRCSSLLSPSGGARSKICVPADRGKENETPKQSYMEMMGSETPNATGKITSQDENPAIQTEEHQDSGALFYEPPRFPSLEIPFVSCDLISSGDLQQAYSPLGIRQLMMSSTPYSLWDSPSHDESPDALLRSAAKSFICTPSIMKKRQRELLSPLQERRIDKKSGTDMDRVLFSTPSISRTDHSSLNTINDEGVAYKISSCSSEADGFSPSNHQKKKHESCLEEKKNLDHAPSYQKDKSASTEARISSKVSKTTNFQAKMEQCASAISVPTKHEVNVRETELPAGVLVEHNNNDMLLFSTDRDGHPINGHTSTAAGSLKDQIFGSSEITPNKDQPNVHSKSLSDFSAFLSPGVGESEQVQHQVRVTSAQCVQSVHLSEVSIEKHGSSIDMDLENLSIFADTPGIKRGIESPSAWKSPWFMNSLLPGHRIDTDITFEDIGYFMSPVDRTYDAIGLMKQLSEHTASVVAEAQEVLASGSPGVAFDERHSGNSGKENFQKENIQSDKELGGHPMTSEVMTEARVLDFSACGTPVRKTENKKVGNMGTSVIFSSPSSYLLKGCR